The nucleotide sequence CGTGCAACTGTCCGGGTGAATGGCGAGGTCGCCGAACTCCAGGGTGCCTTTGCGGGCCCGGCGGCGACGCGTGACCGCCAGCCGCAGCCGGGCTCGCAGCTCGGCCGCGCCGGCCGCCGCCAGCAAGACGTCGTCGAAGTGCCAATCGATGTCGATGTCGACGAAGTCGGCCGCGGCGACAACTGCAACCACCGCAACAGACGGCGCGTTGGCGGTCAGCCGCCGGCAGGCGCTGCGGGCAGTTGCCAGGTCGGAGCGCGCGTCGATCATCGCGACATCTGGGCCGGCCCAATCCGGTGGGCCGGCAGCGTCTAGCCGCGCGTGTTGTATTACCGATGCGAACGACTTCAACGTCGGCAGAGTCGACTCGAAGTCAGCGGCATTGCTGAGCAAGAGGACTCTCAAAAAACATCTCCCAACCCCTCGCGGGGTTCCAGCCACCCCGGTCCGCATGCATCTCCCGGGGAGATGTCTCACGGCGCAGCACTGGGTACCCCTTTTCGGCCGCAACTATTCCGCTCCCGCGTGCCGGTGGCATGCACGACAGTCCAGAACAAGTCGGTGGGCCCGATCCGTGTCCGGACCGGGCCCACCTTTCCAACAAGCCTGCTTGAAGCCTGCTTGGTCCCCGGCGGGGCGCCGCGGTTGGGGTCAACGGCCCGCGCTCGATGGCGGATTCCCGGGGCCCCGGCCGTTCAAACATCGCTGCGCCGGTGTCCGCGACCTGACACCGGGCACCTCTTTGGTGCCGTTGGAATATGAGCGGACACCCCGGCTACCCCGGAGCAGTGCGATGAGGCAGGATATGAGAGGCCGTTCCGGGTGGTTGCCGGGATGGCACTCTCATGCGAGGAGATTCATGACGGAGTCCGACGTCGCCGGTGGGGCGGCTCCGAAGCCGGAGCCGGCAAGCGCCAACGGCGTACCGGCAGCTCCTGCTTCGGGGTCGGTGTCGCAATACAAGCGAGTATTGCTCAAGCTGGGTGGCGAAATGTTCGGCGGCGGTCAGGTGGGCCTGGATCCCGACGTGGTGGCACAGGTGGCCCGGCAGATCGCCGAAGTGGTGCGCGGTGGCGTACAGGTGGCGGTCGTGATCGGCGGCGGCAACTTCTTCCGCGGCGCCCAGCTTCAGCAGCGCGGTATGGAGCGGACCCGGTCGGACTACATGGGAATGCTCGGCACCGTCATGAACAGTCTCGCGTTGCAGGACTTTCTTGAAAAAGAGGGCATAGCTACCCGAGTTCAGACCGCGATCACCATGGGCCAGGTGGCTGAGCCATACCTGCCGTTGCGCGCCGTTCGCCACCTGGAGAAGGGGCGAGTGGTGATCTTCGGCGCCGGCATGGGGTTGCCTTACTTCTCGACGGACACGACGGCGGCGCAGCGCGCACTCGAGATCGGGGCCGACGTGGTTCTGATGGCCAAAGCGGTCGACGGGGTGTTTGCCGAGGATCCGCGAGTGAATCCGCACGCCGAGCTGCTCGCCGTGATCAGTCATCGGGAGGTCATCGACCGAGGGTTGCGGGTCGCCGATGCCACCGCATTCAGTCTGTGCATGGACAATGGCATGCCGATTCTGGTGTTCAACCTGTTGACCAATGGCAATATCGCCCGTGCGGTCGCTGGTGAGAAAATCGGAACGCTGGTCACCACCTAAGAGGAAGACTCAATGATCCGCGCTTGCGACGATGCAGGGCGCAGCGATGAGGAGGAGCGGCGCAATGATCGATGAGGCTCTCTTCGATGCAGAAGAGAAAATGGAGAAGGCCGTATCGGTAGCCCGTGAAGACATGGCGACAATCCGCACCGGCCGCGCGAACCCCGGAATGTTCTCACGGATTGTTATCGACTACTACGGCACCCATACCCCTATCACTCAGCTGGCCAGCATCAATGTCCCCGAGGCGCGAATGGTGGTCATCAAGCCGTATGAAGCCAATCAGTTGCATGCGATTGAGACGGCAATTCGCAATTCCGACCTCGGGGTGAATCCCACCAACGACGGCACCATCATCCGAGTGGCCGTACCGCAGCTCACCGAGGAACGTCGGCGCGACCTGGTCAAGCAGGCCAAACACAAGGGCGAGGAAGCCCGGGTCTCGGTGCGCAACATTCGGCGCAAGGCGATGGAAGAACTGCACCGCATCCGCAAGGACGGCGAGGCCGGCGAGGATGAGGTCGCCCGTGCGGAAAAGGACCTCGACAAGAGCACCCACCAGTACGTCGCGCAGATCGATGAGCTGGTCAAGCATAAGGAAGGCGAGCTGCTGGAGGTCTAACGACCTCTCAGCAGCTAAGCCCGTTTAGGTCCGTGGCCAACACCGACGCCACCACCGGCACCCCGGCCGACGAGCCGGTGCAAGAGCCGCCAAAAAAGGCATCACGAGCTGGGCGCGACCTGCCCGCGGCCATCGCAGTGGGCCTCAGCATTGGTTTGTTCCTGGTTGCAACGTTGGTGTTCGCGCCGCGCGGGTGGGTCGCGATCTGCGCGTTTGCGATGGTCGTCGCTACCCACGAGGTGGTGCGGCGGCTACGTGAAGCCGGGTATCTGATTCCGGTTGTTCCGCTGCTGATCGGTGGACAGCTAACCGTCTGGCTGAGCTGGCCATACGGCGTTCGCGGTGTGCTGGCCGGGTTCGGGGCCACGATCGTGGTTTGCATGTTCTGGCGGCTGTTCATGCAGGACAACCGGCCGCACGACGGTGCTGGCAGCGACGGGGTGCCCGCGTCGGGAACCTATTTGCGCGATACCTCGACCACCGTTTTTCTGGCCGTTTGGGTTGTGCTATTCGGTTCCTTCGCCGCGATGCTGGTCTACCCACCCAACGGCACCGGATGGGTGTTCTGCGTGATGATCGCGATCATCGCGTCCGATGTCGGGGGATACACCGTGGGTGTGCTTTTCGGTAAGCACCCGATGGTCCCTACAATCAGCCCCAAGAAGTCCTGGGAAGGTTTTGCCGGTTCGCTGTTTTGCGGGATCGTCGCAACGACTATCACGGCGACATTTCTGGCGCATGAACCCCCCTGGGTGGGTGCGCTGCTCGGGGTGCTGTTCGTGCTCACCACCACGCTGGGTGACCTGGTGGAGTCGCAGGTCAAGCGTGACCTCGGCATCAAAGACATGGGGCGGCTGCTACCCGGCCACGGAGGTTTGATGGATCGGCTCGACGGCGTTCTGCCGTCAGCGGTAGCGGCCTGGATCGTGATGTCACTGTTGACCTGACAGAGTCAGTCAGCCCCGATGTGACAGCCGGGTTCGGCTCGGAGAAGATGCGGCAGCTGCTCGAGGCGTAACGCATCTCCGGTAGATCCATGCCCTCCAAATGCGTTCCATCCGCCATAGAACTCATCTCGGCCGGATTTGCATTTCTCAATTGTGAGATGCAACGAGTCGCTGTCGGTAACCGGAGCCGCAGTTGGCGTAGTCGCGGTGAGATTGCCGCGAGCCTGGCGTGTCGTGACGGCTACTCAACTTTTGACGATCTCGTTTTTCTGCAGATACTTCGTTGACCTGCGGTTATAGCGTGTTTGGACCGGTTGGGTCCGGGTCGAACTTTGTTGGCCTTTGGGTGGATGGGCGGTGGGTGTTGTGTCGTTTGTGAGTGTGGTTCCGGAGTGGGTGGCGGCCGCGGCAACCGATGTGGCCGGGATTGGGTCGGTGGTGGGTGCGGCTAATGCGGCGGCGGCGGGGGCGACGACGTCGGTGACGGCGGCTGCCGGTGATGAGGTGTCGGTGGCGATTGCGGCGTTGTTTGGGGGGTTTGGTCGCGAGTATCAGGCGGTGTGTGGGCAGTGGGCGGAGTTTGAGCAACGGTTCGCGCGGGCGTTGGGGGCCGGGGCGGGGGCGTATGCGGGGGCTGAGGCGGCCGCGGTGGGGACGTTGTCGCCGCTAGGGGTGATTGAGCAGGGCGTGTGGGGGGCGGTGAACGGGCCGGCGGTGGCGTTGTGGGGGCGGCCGTTGATCGGTGATGGCGCTGATGGGGCGGCCGGGACCGGTCAAGCCGGTGGGGCGGGGGGCTTGTTGTGGGGTAACGGGGGTAATGGGGGTTCGGGCGGGGTGGGTCAAAACGGTGGGGCGGGTGGTTCGGCGGGGTTGATCGGGCGAGGCGGGGCCGGTGGTGCGGGCGGGCTCAGCGGCGGCTCGGGGGCTGGCGGTGCGGGTGGGGTGGGCGGCAATGGTGGCTGGTTGTGGGGTGCCGGCGGGGATGGTGGTGCCGGTGGGGTGGGTGCGGTTAGTGGTGGTGTTGGTGGTGGGGCGGGTCGGGCGTGGTTGTGGGGTGCGGGCGGGGCCGGCGGTGCTGGTGGGCAGGGCATGGGTCTAGATGGCGGTGCTGGTGGTGGTGGTGGGCAGGGCGGGTTGGTTTATGGCGGCGGCGGGGCTGGTGGTGCCGGTGGGGTGGGTGGTGAGGTCGGCGGTGGTGGTGTCGGCGGTACCGGCGGGGCTGGTGGTGCGGCGGGGCTGATCGGCCACGGTGGGGCCGGGGGTGGCGGTGGTGCCGGTGATGGCGGTAGCACCGGGGGTGCGGGCCAGACCGGTGGTGATGGCGGCCGTGCCGGTGATGGGGGCGTTGGGGGGCGGGGCGGCTGGCTGGCCGGTGCCGGCGGCGACGGGGGTGCTGGCGGTGTCGGGGGTGTCGGCGGTGCCGGTGGTGGCGGCGCGGACGGGCTGGTGTTGGGCAGTGACGGCGGAGATGGCGGTGATGGCGGTACCGGCGGGGCCGGGGGGACCGGCGGCGCCGGGGGTGCGGGCGGGTTGATCAGTTTGTTCGGCGGCCAGGGTGCCGGCGGGGCCGGCGGTGCCGGTGGGGCCGGTGGGCTGGCCGGTGATGGTGGTGCCGGGGCCACGGGCACGTTTGCCGGTGGTGGCAGCGGTACCGGTGGTGCCGGCGGTGATGGCGGCACCCCCGGTGTGGGTGGTGCTGGCGGCGCCGGCGGGGCCGGCTCGATCGCGGGCGCTCATGGCAGCGAAGGTGCCCGCCCACTGAGCGGTAATGGCGGTAGCGGAGGCCGCGGGGCGGACAGCGCGGTGCTGGGCGGAACCGGCGGGGCTGGCGGCAACGGCGGTCTCTACGGCAATGGTGGTGCGGGCGGGGCTGGCGGCAACGGGATCGCCGGATCGCGGGGCTTGACCGCGATCACTGCGGGCGACTCGGGCACCGCCGGCCACGACGGTGGCGCCGGTGGTGATGGCGGGACCGGCGGCCTGGGCGGTGCCCTGGCCGGCCACGGGGGCGACGGCGGAGCCGGTGGCACCGGCGGCGACGGTGGGGCCGGCGGGTCCGGCGCGGCCGGTGCTGTCGGGGAGGACGGCACCGTGGCAGACCCCGACGGTGGTCGTGGTGGCGACGGCGGGTCCGGCGCCGGGGGCGGGGCCGGCGGGGCCGGCGGTAACGGTGGGACCGGTGGTGACGCACAAGCGGCCGGCTACGCCGACGGCGTTCGCGGCGCCGGCGGATCCGGCGGGACTGGCGGGGCCGGCGGGCTGGCGGGCGACGGCGGCCGCGGTGGTGACGGCGCGGTCGGATTGGGCGGCGATGGCGGCGACGGTGGCCACGGCGGCGACTCCGGTCCTGGCGGGTCCGGCGGTGCCGGTGGTAACGGCGGGAGCACCGGACTGCACGGCCTTTCCGGAGCAACCCCGACCAGCGGCGGCAACGGCGGTGCCGGCGGTGAGGGAGGCAGGGGTGCGATCGATATCGCCGGTGGGACCGGCGGGGCCGGTGGTGACGGCGGAACGTATGGCGATGGCGGTGACGGCGGTGCCGGTGGCGACGGTGTCACCGGATCGCAGGGTTTGACCGCGACCACACCGGGGGGCTCGGGTACCAACGGTGGGGCTGGCAGCGCTGGTGGTGCTGGCGGGTCCGGCGGGCTGGGCGGAACCCTGGCTGGTCACGGCGGTGATGGTGGTGCCGGCGGGGCCGGCGGTGATGGTGGTTTCGGCGGGTCCGGCGCGACTGGTAGCTCCGGGGATCAGGGCAGCGCCGCGGATCCCACCGGTGGCCGTGGCGGTGACGGCGGATCCGGCGCGGACGGTGGGGCCGGTGGTACCGGAGGTGACGGCGGGGCCGGTGGACAGGCACAAGCCGCCGGCTACGCCGACGGCACCCGCGGCGCCGGCGGCAACGGTGGTGCCGGCGGGTCCGGCGGGCTCGCCGGCGACGGCGGCCGCGGTGGAGACGGCGCGGTCGGATTCGGTGGGGCCGGCGGGGACGGCGGCCACGGCGGTAACACCGGCGCCGGCGGGGTCGGCGGTAGAGGCGGTGTCGGCTCGACCACCGGACTCACCGGCCTTGGCGGGCATAGCCCGACCAACGGCGGCAACGGCGGTGCCGGCGGTGGTGGCGGCAACGGCGCGGTCGATATCGCGGGCGGGGTCGGCGGTGCCGGCGGTAACGGCGGGCTCTACGGCAACGGCGGGCACGGCGGCGACGGCGGTGACGGCGTCAATGGAGAACGCGGGTTGACCGCGATTGCTCCGGGGGGCTCAGGCACCGACGGCGGGGCCGGCAGTGTGGGCGGCGCGGGCGGGGCCGGTGGCAACGGTGGGGCCCTGGCCGGTGACGGGGGCGACGGCGGTGCCGGCGGGTCCGGCGGTGATGGTGGTGCCGGCGGGTCCGGCGCGGCCGGTGCCGCCGGGGATAACGGCACCTACCACGGTGGCCGCGGTGGTGACGGTGGCCACGGCGGCACCGGCGGCGACGGCGGTGCCGGGGGCGACGGAGGAGCAGCCGGTCACGCACAAGCGGCCGGCTACGCCGATGGCACCCGCGGTGCGGGTGGGTCCGGTGGCGCCGGTGGCGCCGGCGGGCTGGCCGGCGACGGCGGCCGGGGCGGAAACGGAGCCGCGACAACCGGTGGCGCCGGCGGCGACGGCGGCAATGGCGGTGACCCGGGTGTCGGCGGTGCTGGCGGTAAAGGCGGTGCCGGCTCGACCAACGGATTGAGTGGACTAGGCGGGTACAGCCCCACCAGCGGCGGCGACGGCGGCGACGGCGGCGACGGCGGCAGCGGTAGCGCCGGCACCCTCTCTGACCCACCGGGCGATTTCGGCGGAGCCGGTGGGCGGGGCGGCAACGGCGGGGCCTACGGCAACGGCGGTAACGGCGGCGACGGCGGGACCGGCGGCGACGGAAGCCAAAGCCTGAGCGGCGATGGCGGTGGTCCCGGTGGGCATGGCGGTGCTGGAGGCGTGGGAGGTGCCGGAGGAGTCCTCGGCGGCAACGGTGGGGACGGCGGGACGGGGGGCACCGGCGGCACGGGTGGTCTGGGCGCGCACGGTGAGTCGCAGGTGGACGCAAACGGCCTGAACGGCGGTACGGGCGGTCTCGGGTCTGCTGGCGGCGCCGGCGGCGACGGCGGCAACGGCGGAAAGGCCCACGCAACCGGATTCCACGACGGCGCCGGCGGCCGAGGAGGCGACGGCGGCCAAGGAGGCACCGGAGGGCACGGCGGCGAAGGCGGTGACGGCAAAGCCGGGTACAACCAGCGGGCTGGAGGAGATGGTGGTGCCGGTGGAGACGGCGGCTTCGGCGGCAGCGGCGGCACCGGCGGCCTCAACGGCGACGGCACCAGAGCCGCCGGAGGCGCCGCCGGCATTCGAGGGATCGGTGGCACCGGCGGCAGCGGGGGAGACGGACTCGGTGGCCGCACCGCGACCGGCGACGGCGGCCACGGAGGTAACGGCGGTGCCGGTGGTTACGGTTCTGTCGGCGGTGTCGGTGGCAGCGGCGGCGACGGCGGCAATGGCGGCCAATCTGGTACACCCCGATACGGAGGCCACGGTGGTAACGGCGGCGACGGTGGCGTCGGCTCCGTGACCGGCGGAAGAGGCGGTGCCGGCGGCGACGGCGGTCACGGCATCGACGGTGCCGGAGGCTTATTCGGCCCGAGCGGCGGTGGCGGTGGTACTGGCGGTAATGGCGGGACCGGCGGCTCCGGTGGCACCAACGGCACCGGCGGAGTCGGCGGGGCCGGTGGCAATGGCGGCAACGGGGGCACGGGGTTCAGTACGAATACCGCGGCCAGCGGTGGCGCCGGTGGCGGCGGCGGCCGAGGCGGTGGCGGCGGCGATGGTCTGATCGGCGGCGACGGGGGCAGCGGCGGTAACGGAGGTAACGGGGCGGCCGGCAGCACAGCGGCCGGCAACGGGGGCCGCGGTGGTACCGGTGGCATCGGTGGCGCCGGTCGTACCAACAGCGGCGACGGTGGCAGCGGTGGGAATGGCGGCGCCGCCGGCGAGGTCGGGCAAACCGCTGCAATCCTGCAAGTGGACCCCGGCGTTGGTGGCGCCGGTGGCGACGGCGGCGAAGGCGGCTACTCCAACACAGTCGGCGGCGTCGCTGGCAATGGCGGGACTGGTGGTGCCGGTGGCGCCGGCGGCACCCTCGATCACAACGTCGTCTTTACCTCCTCCGGGCGCGGCGGGGTCGGCGGCACCGGTGGTGTTGGCGGCTCCAGCACCTACGGCACCGGCGGGGTCGGTGGCGCCGGCGGGACCGGAGGCACGGCCGGTGCCGCGGATGCCAATAACTATGCCGCTGCCAGCGGCGACGGCGGGACCGGCGGGATCGGTGGCGCCGGGGTCACCGGCGGCGACGGCGGCCGAGGCGGGACCGGCGGTAGAAGCACCTTTGCCGGCACCTCCGGCACCGGTGGGATCGGCGGTATCGGCGGCCTCGGCACCGCCGGGGTCGGCGGCTACGGCGGGGACGGTGGCACCGGCGGCACTGGTAACGGCGCTACGGGGGGCTACGGCGGTGCCGGCGGCCGAGGCGGCACCAGCACCATTGACGGACAACGCATTCCCGGCTACAACGGTGGCCCAGGCCAACCTCCTCCACCCGGCTACGCCGGTCCGCCCGGCGCCGGCGGGACCGGCGGCGCCCCCGCAAGCCCCTGACCCCCGCGCGGTGGGCCGTGTGCCGGTCGAACCACGATGGGGGAGCAGAAAGCCGCGGTTGGTTCGCAATCCCGGCTGCGGCCGCGGGACGGATGTCAAACTGGAGCACATGGCCCAAGAGTTGATGTTTGAGGAGCCGCGTCGCGGGAAGCCGCCGCGGCACCTTGCCGATTTCGACGCGGAGGGCCGCGCGTCGGCAGTGGCCGCGCTCGGCCTGCCGCCATTTAGGGCCAAGCAGCTGGCACACCAGTACTACGGTCGGCTGATCGCCGATCCCCGTCAGATGACCGACCTGCCAGCGGCGGTGCGTGAGCAGATCGCCGAAACGATGTTCCCGAACCTGCTGACGGCGGCGCGAGAGGTCACCTGTGATGCGGGCCAGACGCGAAAGACGCTATGGCGCGCCACCGATGGCGTCACCCTCGAATCGGTGCTCATGCGCTACCCGCAGCGCAACACGGTGTGCATCTCCTCGCAGGCAGGCTGTGGGATGGCGTGTCCTTTCTGCGCGACCGGCCAGGGAGGCCTGACCCGCAATCTGTCGACGGCAGAGATCCTCGAACAGGTACGGGCCGCGGCCGCGGCGTTGCGCGATGAGTTCGGTGATCGGCTGTCGAATGTCGTGTTCATGGGCATGGGGGAGCCGCTGGCCAATTACGCCCGGGTGCTGGCGGCGGTACGTCGCATCACCGAACCGCCGCCGATGGGCTTTGGCATTTCGGCCCGATCGGTGACGGTGTCGACCGTGGGTCTGGCGCCCGCGATCCGCAAGCTTGCCGATGAACGCATCGGCGTCACGCTGGCGCTGTCATTGCATGCGCCCGACGACGAATTGCGCGACACGTTGGTGCCGGTCAACAACAGGTGGAAGATCAGCGAAGCCCTCGAAGCCGCCCACTACTACGCTGAGGCGACCGGTCGTCGGGTGTCCGTCGAGTATGCGCTGATCCGTGAGGTCAATGATCAACCCTGGCGGGCTGATCTGCTGGGCAAACGACTGCATCGCGCGCTGGGGCCGCTGGTCCATGTCAACCTGATCCCGCTCAACCCGACGCCGGGCAGCGATTGGGATGCGAGTCCCAAGCCGGTGGAGCGGGAGTTTGTCAAACGCGTTCGTGCACAGGGGGTTTCGTGCACCGTCCGGGATACTCGTGGCCGCGAGATCAGCGCCGCCTGCGGACAGCTGGCCGCCGAAGGCGGGTAGCTGGAGCGTGGGCGATTGGGGCTGGGCCTGCGGACAGCTGGCCGCCGAAGGCGGGTAGCTGGAGCGTGGGCGATTGGGGCTGGGCCTGCGGACAGCTGGCCGCCGAAGGCGGGTAGCTGGAGCGTGGGCGATTGGGGCTGGGCCTGCGGACAGCTGGCCGCCGAAGGCGGGTAGCTGCAGCGGGTGCGATGAACCGCGTCAGTGGGTATTACGTCATCAAGGCAAACACCAGTAAGTGAGGTCTGCTATGACTGTTCGCCCTACGCCCCGCAATCGTTGGTTTGCCGCGGTCCTGATGGCCAGCATGGTCGCGCTTGTCCTGACCCTCGGCCTGATCGCCGCCCCGCGCGCCCGCGCCGCCGATGATCGTCTCGATTTCACCGCGACGACGCTGGGCGGCGCGCCCTTCAACGGGGCCAGTCTGCAGGGTAAGCCGGCGGTGTTGTGGTTCTGGACGCCGTGGTGCCCGTTCTGCAACGCCGAGGGCCCCGCCGCCAGCCAGGTGGCGGCCGCCAACCCGGGGGTCACATTCGTCGGCATCGCCGCGCATTCGGACGTGGGTGCGATGCAGGGCTTCGTCGCCAAATACGGGCTGAACTTCACCAACATCAACGACGCCGACGGCGCGATCTGGGCGCGCTACAACGTGCCCTGGCAGCCGGCCTGGGTGTTCTATCGGGCCGACGGTTCCTCGACGTTCGTCAACAACCCCACCTCGGCCATGTCCCAGCAGGAACTGGCCGACCGTGTCGCCGCGCTGACGTCCTGATTCCCCGACCCCGATGAATTCGGCCCTGGTCGCGCTGGCCTTCGCCGCCGGATCGGTGGCCGCGCTAAACCCATGCGGATTCGCGATGCTGCCCGCATACCTGCTG is from Mycobacterium marinum and encodes:
- a CDS encoding protein disulfide oxidoreductase, encoding MTVRPTPRNRWFAAVLMASMVALVLTLGLIAAPRARAADDRLDFTATTLGGAPFNGASLQGKPAVLWFWTPWCPFCNAEGPAASQVAAANPGVTFVGIAAHSDVGAMQGFVAKYGLNFTNINDADGAIWARYNVPWQPAWVFYRADGSSTFVNNPTSAMSQQELADRVAALTS
- a CDS encoding winged helix-turn-helix domain-containing protein, translating into MRVLLLSNAADFESTLPTLKSFASVIQHARLDAAGPPDWAGPDVAMIDARSDLATARSACRRLTANAPSVAVVAVVAAADFVDIDIDWHFDDVLLAAAGAAELRARLRLAVTRRRRARKGTLEFGDLAIHPDSCTVTVAGEALGLTLTEFRLFHFLVRHAGQAFTRTRLMHEVWGYDCNGRARTVDVHVRRLRAKLGADHESMVDTVRGVGYMAVTPPLPRWTARQPVLSPGSGPEPQDISVPTEQVLVR
- a CDS encoding PE family protein, encoding MSFVSVVPEWVAAAATDVAGIGSVVGAANAAAAGATTSVTAAAGDEVSVAIAALFGGFGREYQAVCGQWAEFEQRFARALGAGAGAYAGAEAAAVGTLSPLGVIEQGVWGAVNGPAVALWGRPLIGDGADGAAGTGQAGGAGGLLWGNGGNGGSGGVGQNGGAGGSAGLIGRGGAGGAGGLSGGSGAGGAGGVGGNGGWLWGAGGDGGAGGVGAVSGGVGGGAGRAWLWGAGGAGGAGGQGMGLDGGAGGGGGQGGLVYGGGGAGGAGGVGGEVGGGGVGGTGGAGGAAGLIGHGGAGGGGGAGDGGSTGGAGQTGGDGGRAGDGGVGGRGGWLAGAGGDGGAGGVGGVGGAGGGGADGLVLGSDGGDGGDGGTGGAGGTGGAGGAGGLISLFGGQGAGGAGGAGGAGGLAGDGGAGATGTFAGGGSGTGGAGGDGGTPGVGGAGGAGGAGSIAGAHGSEGARPLSGNGGSGGRGADSAVLGGTGGAGGNGGLYGNGGAGGAGGNGIAGSRGLTAITAGDSGTAGHDGGAGGDGGTGGLGGALAGHGGDGGAGGTGGDGGAGGSGAAGAVGEDGTVADPDGGRGGDGGSGAGGGAGGAGGNGGTGGDAQAAGYADGVRGAGGSGGTGGAGGLAGDGGRGGDGAVGLGGDGGDGGHGGDSGPGGSGGAGGNGGSTGLHGLSGATPTSGGNGGAGGEGGRGAIDIAGGTGGAGGDGGTYGDGGDGGAGGDGVTGSQGLTATTPGGSGTNGGAGSAGGAGGSGGLGGTLAGHGGDGGAGGAGGDGGFGGSGATGSSGDQGSAADPTGGRGGDGGSGADGGAGGTGGDGGAGGQAQAAGYADGTRGAGGNGGAGGSGGLAGDGGRGGDGAVGFGGAGGDGGHGGNTGAGGVGGRGGVGSTTGLTGLGGHSPTNGGNGGAGGGGGNGAVDIAGGVGGAGGNGGLYGNGGHGGDGGDGVNGERGLTAIAPGGSGTDGGAGSVGGAGGAGGNGGALAGDGGDGGAGGSGGDGGAGGSGAAGAAGDNGTYHGGRGGDGGHGGTGGDGGAGGDGGAAGHAQAAGYADGTRGAGGSGGAGGAGGLAGDGGRGGNGAATTGGAGGDGGNGGDPGVGGAGGKGGAGSTNGLSGLGGYSPTSGGDGGDGGDGGSGSAGTLSDPPGDFGGAGGRGGNGGAYGNGGNGGDGGTGGDGSQSLSGDGGGPGGHGGAGGVGGAGGVLGGNGGDGGTGGTGGTGGLGAHGESQVDANGLNGGTGGLGSAGGAGGDGGNGGKAHATGFHDGAGGRGGDGGQGGTGGHGGEGGDGKAGYNQRAGGDGGAGGDGGFGGSGGTGGLNGDGTRAAGGAAGIRGIGGTGGSGGDGLGGRTATGDGGHGGNGGAGGYGSVGGVGGSGGDGGNGGQSGTPRYGGHGGNGGDGGVGSVTGGRGGAGGDGGHGIDGAGGLFGPSGGGGGTGGNGGTGGSGGTNGTGGVGGAGGNGGNGGTGFSTNTAASGGAGGGGGRGGGGGDGLIGGDGGSGGNGGNGAAGSTAAGNGGRGGTGGIGGAGRTNSGDGGSGGNGGAAGEVGQTAAILQVDPGVGGAGGDGGEGGYSNTVGGVAGNGGTGGAGGAGGTLDHNVVFTSSGRGGVGGTGGVGGSSTYGTGGVGGAGGTGGTAGAADANNYAAASGDGGTGGIGGAGVTGGDGGRGGTGGRSTFAGTSGTGGIGGIGGLGTAGVGGYGGDGGTGGTGNGATGGYGGAGGRGGTSTIDGQRIPGYNGGPGQPPPPGYAGPPGAGGTGGAPASP
- the frr gene encoding ribosome recycling factor, giving the protein MIDEALFDAEEKMEKAVSVAREDMATIRTGRANPGMFSRIVIDYYGTHTPITQLASINVPEARMVVIKPYEANQLHAIETAIRNSDLGVNPTNDGTIIRVAVPQLTEERRRDLVKQAKHKGEEARVSVRNIRRKAMEELHRIRKDGEAGEDEVARAEKDLDKSTHQYVAQIDELVKHKEGELLEV
- the pyrH gene encoding UMP kinase, giving the protein MTESDVAGGAAPKPEPASANGVPAAPASGSVSQYKRVLLKLGGEMFGGGQVGLDPDVVAQVARQIAEVVRGGVQVAVVIGGGNFFRGAQLQQRGMERTRSDYMGMLGTVMNSLALQDFLEKEGIATRVQTAITMGQVAEPYLPLRAVRHLEKGRVVIFGAGMGLPYFSTDTTAAQRALEIGADVVLMAKAVDGVFAEDPRVNPHAELLAVISHREVIDRGLRVADATAFSLCMDNGMPILVFNLLTNGNIARAVAGEKIGTLVTT
- a CDS encoding phosphatidate cytidylyltransferase; the encoded protein is MANTDATTGTPADEPVQEPPKKASRAGRDLPAAIAVGLSIGLFLVATLVFAPRGWVAICAFAMVVATHEVVRRLREAGYLIPVVPLLIGGQLTVWLSWPYGVRGVLAGFGATIVVCMFWRLFMQDNRPHDGAGSDGVPASGTYLRDTSTTVFLAVWVVLFGSFAAMLVYPPNGTGWVFCVMIAIIASDVGGYTVGVLFGKHPMVPTISPKKSWEGFAGSLFCGIVATTITATFLAHEPPWVGALLGVLFVLTTTLGDLVESQVKRDLGIKDMGRLLPGHGGLMDRLDGVLPSAVAAWIVMSLLT
- the rlmN gene encoding 23S rRNA (adenine(2503)-C(2))-methyltransferase RlmN, with the translated sequence MAQELMFEEPRRGKPPRHLADFDAEGRASAVAALGLPPFRAKQLAHQYYGRLIADPRQMTDLPAAVREQIAETMFPNLLTAAREVTCDAGQTRKTLWRATDGVTLESVLMRYPQRNTVCISSQAGCGMACPFCATGQGGLTRNLSTAEILEQVRAAAAALRDEFGDRLSNVVFMGMGEPLANYARVLAAVRRITEPPPMGFGISARSVTVSTVGLAPAIRKLADERIGVTLALSLHAPDDELRDTLVPVNNRWKISEALEAAHYYAEATGRRVSVEYALIREVNDQPWRADLLGKRLHRALGPLVHVNLIPLNPTPGSDWDASPKPVEREFVKRVRAQGVSCTVRDTRGREISAACGQLAAEGG